In the Xiphias gladius isolate SHS-SW01 ecotype Sanya breed wild chromosome 7, ASM1685928v1, whole genome shotgun sequence genome, AAATGCTAAACATTAGTTTAACTACGCAGTATTTTAGCGTTTTCCATTATCTGATAATACTCTCATAACAACCGCTGTTCAGCAAACGTtgcatagtctcactttaagcaggtgttttccatgtttgccattttattttatctaaatattggacaaattgaaatgttgacctgatgatggcgccagaggaaaagtcaagagGGTCGCcaaaagttattacatttcatcctgagagaaacaaaaacatctgcacCACATTTCTTCTTGAAACCAAAGAAGAAGTAAACTTCAaatgaggactttttttttttttttggaaaaatcgCTCAGGTCACGTCGGCGCTCTGCTACTTCCTGTGCTGAGCGTCGATCTCTGAAAGCCGTCACCACAGCGGTGCTTCTTGAGCTGCCTGCAGCTGGAGAAGCCCCGACTGCAGCGGTCACAGGAGTACAGCTTCACCCCGGTGTGGATCCGCATGTGCGACTTCAGCTGGTTGGACTGGCTGAACTTACTGCTGCAGACCTGGCATTCGTACGGCCGCTCTCCTCTGTGGAGTTTAGCGTGTCGGTAGAAGTTGTTGCGCGTCCTGAAGGCTTTGCCGCACTGCTCGCACGTGTACCTTTTCTCTCCGGTGTGGAGCGTCATGTGCTCCTTTAGACGGCTCGGCTGCAGGAATCTCTTGCCGCACACGCCGCAGTTGTTGAGCTTCTCCTCACCGTGACGTCGCATGTGGTAGACAAACGTACATTTTCGGTGGAAAGACTTCCCACAGGTAGCGcagattaatttgttttcttctgtgtggCTTTGTTCGTGAACTCTCAAAGTGCTGGCGCTGGAGAAACATTTCTGACAGACCGGACAGCTGAAGGATTTGAGGCCTGcaggtttttctctctgctgattCTGTAACATCTCCTGGTCCTGGTGCACCACCTGTTGATGCTCCAGCAGTTTAGAGTTGTAGAAAAACATCTTCCCACACAGGTCACACATAAATGGTTTCTTGGCGCCGTGAACCAGCATGTGGGTCTTGAACGCCCATGTCCCTGAGAACTGCTCCCCACATTCCTCGCACCTGAAAGGTTTCTCACCTGTGTGGACACGGAGATGTCTCTGGAGGTTGTTCTTGAGGCCGAATCCGATTCCGCACATCTGGCAGACGAAGGGTTTCTCCCCCGTGTGGACGATCTGGTGCTGCACCAGAGCTCGTTTCAGCTTGAACGCCTTGCCGCAGTCGGAGCATTTGAACGGCCGCTCCTCCGAGTGCACTCTCTTGTGAGAAAACAGATGGGCAGATGTCCTGAAAGTCTTCCCACAGGTGGCACAGGTGAAAGGTTTTTCTCCGCTGTGAATGGACCGGTGCTCCTGCAGGACGCTCTTGGTGGTAAACCGTTTCCCGCAGGTGTCGCAGATGAAGGGCCGGACCCCGGTGTGGACGGCCTCGTGTCGTTTCAGCAGACGCAGCTTACCGTACGTCTTCTCGCAAACAGAGCACTTGAAGGATATTTTCTGCGCTTGATGGCGTAGCAGGTGTGCTTCGAGGTTTTTCTGGAGTCTGAATTGTTTGTCACACTGGCTACAAGGCCACATTTGCTGACTTTTCCTGTCTCTTGCCGTTCTCACCTTGTGGGCCTGTAGGTGAGTTTGGAGAGTCTTCTCCTCGTGGAAGCGCTTGTCGCACTGGTCGCAGGAGAAAGGCTTGTCGTGACAGCTCATGTGTTGCTTCAGCTGATGTCGGTAGTGGaaacctttgttgcatttctcaCAGAAGACTCGCTTCTGCTgattcttctccttcctccttcgGTTTTTCTCCTGGCTGTTACCCTTCCCGAGGCCTGAGcgtaagaaaaaaagagaaatgttatCTCGTACTACATGAAGCACACAAAACGGTCCGCACCTGTACACGCACCTTTGTCAACAGGTATGAttcaagaaattaaaatgatatatatctatatctatacatatatacagtcaGATGAAACCTTTCTGGAACCACCATGATTTCCTAATTTTATCCAACATGTTCTAAAATCCCCAGCAGTCTGAAATCTGCTGTCACCTGCTGACTTTCCTCCAGCCTCTTCAGGTTTGTCCTCGCTGAGCTTGGTCAAGGTTCCCTGTAAAGAGCAAGATTAACAGTATGAAGTTTGGCCATTTATCAACAAAGTCtccaaaaagaccaaaattCAATTAAAGTTATAACCgttgatgtttttgtgaaatctAACCTCGTTCTTTGATACTGTTTATGGTCGGTGTATTTTCTGCAATATGCATTCAGtgcatttacattcagtgattacatctcagtttttattgttagtgGTTGAGTCCGACATTCCTGCACTGGATTCAGGTTACCTTCACACGTAAACTCATTGAgcgctttattaggaacaccacactgaTACcgggtagttcctccctttggtCTCAACACAGCCTCGGTTCTTCGTGTCCTggattccaccagatgttggaaactttcctctgagaccctggtccatgttgacctgattgcatcacatcacttcttcagatttgtcagctgcacacacatgctgccgatctcctgttctaccaaaTCCCAGAgctgttctactggatccagatctggtgactggggaggccactgaagttcactgaactcgCTGTCATGTTAATGATACCAGTCACCACTCGGTGACATgttgcattatcctgctggaagtagccattagaagacgGTGAACTGTGtccataaagggaagcacatggtcagcagcaatactcagacaggctgtggcctTCAAACCACGATTGGTTGGTATTAAAGGGccaaagtggagccaagaaaacattccccataccgttacaccaccaccaccaccagcagtctggactgttgacacaaagcagattgggtccatggattcatgctgttgacaccagattctgacccgagcatctgctgcctcagcagaaatccagatccatcagaggccaggctacatttttccagtctccaAATATCCAGTGTTGGTGagtctgtgcccactgcagcctcataTTTCTGTTCTAaactgacaggactggaacttgacgtggtctcctgctgttgtagctcatccacctcaaggttggacgtgttgttcatctCACCACAGCTGTAAACAGTGGTTATCTGGGTTACCGTAGCCTTTATGTCAGCTCCGACCAGTCTGGACATTCTCCTCTggtgtttccgtccacagaactgatgctcactggatgtttttgtttttggctccattctgagtaaaaaatCAACCCGGAggtcagcagtttcagaaacactcaaaccagcccgaTTGGCACCAACAGTCATGTCACGGTCAAACTCACTGAGgtcacatttttccccccattctgatgtttaatgtgaacGTTAaccgaagctcctgacctgtatctgcaggattttatgcactgaactgctgccacgtgattggctgattggataattgcaggAATATGTAGGtgtgcaggtgttcctaataaagtgctcggcGAGTGTACGTCCCCTAAAAAGCTGTGGTGGGAAAACACCGTGACACGtttgtgtacacacactccATGAGGCTTACCTGAGTTTCAGAGGTGACCCCTGATGAGGCCACGggtttgttctcctccgccgTGAAACCCGGTGGACCGTCAGCAGCCTTCCCCGTGGCCTTCAGTGAGGTTTGAAGATCGGGGGTCACCTGACTGTTCGCTGTCGGTGCAGACTGCAGGGGGTTCTGGGAAGTCTGTGTCATGGTcagtacagcagcagcagcagcgtcctGAGGTGTCAGGTGAAGATTGACAGGCACGGAGGTGAGGTTGGGCAGAGGCTGACTTGTCACCATCAGAGGGGCAGAGCGCTGAGCCCAGGTCTGACCTGTGGCCACTGAAGAGCTCAGGATGGCCACCGACAGAGCTGCAGGGTCCGACACCATCTGATTGGTGTACAGGGACACAACGGGGCTCCCTGTGGCCGTCATGGTAACACAAGATGAAGCAAAAATACAATCAGAAACAATATCACTTAGTAAAGTGGAGTGTAAGTTTACTGAAGCACTGTAGTCAAGCACTCAAGCACTTTAATTTTATGCTACTGTAGACTTCTAGTGCACCACAGCAGAACTCCAAAATATTCTGGCGCACAGAGGATCAAATCTTGGAATGGATGTCGGTGGTGCGAGGTAACTAAGAACATGTACCCAGGTACTTTGAGGTATAATTTCACTCTATTTTATACTTCAACTCCACtatatttctgaagaaaaaattatactttttttattacacCACAATTATTGGACGACTGGTTACTTTTCTATCCTTTCATATTAGAATTTGCTCCAACTTGACCagctttaatattaaaatgcaaCTTACAGGTAActatttttgttcttcattcATTAGCATATTGTTTTCACGATTATTGTTTAGTCCACAGCTGCATCGGTTAGTCGATTGATTattaattagttgattaatttcaaccccttttcaagcaaaaatgaattgcaaaaaaaaatgtgttggtttTAGCTTCTTAAATTAAAGAATTTGCTGCAGACAAGACAAATCAAgcaattttaagatgtttttggCTGTTTCCTCCACTACTTGTTGAGATTGAATTCACTAAACcaataatcgattaatcaagagaACAAACGGCAGACTAATCAATAAGAAAAGTTGTGGTTAGTCACTGCCCcagtttagtctgtaaaatgtcaaagaaaagcccaaagtgacatcttgaaatagcttattttgtctgagcaatggtccaaaacacaaagacattgaatttattatcatatatgacaaagaaaagcaggaaatcctcatAATTCGGAAGCTGGAATCGGCAAGTGTTTGTCTGAAAAAGGACAATGAAACAATTCACTGATTAAAATGGttgccagtttttgtttttttcagtgattaaCTATTTGTTGCAGCTCTTCTTACACATTAATGGCAGATGTCAAATTTATCATAGCCTATAAACATCTGAAAGGAACCATTTGCATtctaaatacttttacttttcatatatCAGGTGCCTTCTGCCGCTAATACTTCAAATTATTACTTGACTGACATTTGGTATTTACAACTTTGAGAtgtgatggagtatttttaacattgtggTGTGACTGATCTGTATAACATTATGATTGATAATGTATTATCACTCAATGCAGAAGTTCTTCCACTGATGCTGGCACCTGTCTTCATGTGtacttttcatgttttgtgaaGAATTCTGCAGGGCATCTTTTTGTAAGAAATGTTCTTTATGAATAAagtattatttatcattattatcattatcattattattattattattattactactagtagcagcagtagtagtgtTGCTAtgcttccttccctccttcccgTCAGACCGCCCTCTCACCGAGCACTGATCCGCCCTGCAGCAGCACATGGACCGGCCCGGTCAGagtcctctccctcctctcggTCTCCAGCAGCTCCCGGTTTTTCTCGGCTCTCTCTCTCGTCCTCTTCACCTCCCGGTCCAGGTGAGCCGCCTCCCTCCTCAGCCGGCCCACCTGGCTCCGCAGCCGACTCTCCAGCTGAAAGCCGGCCGCGAGGTTGCTCTTCAGCTCGGCCTCCAGCTGCCCCACCTTCGCCCTCAGAGCCCGGTTCTCCCGCAGCAGCCCGGAGGACGCGTCTCGGTAGAGCTCGGTTATTTTGGCGGTTAAATTTCTCCCCAGCTCCCGGAGGGTTTGGAGACACGTCGTCGTCGCTGCTTTCCCGCCTCCTCCGCCCGCGGCACCGTCCCGCCCCAGCGCGGCGAAGGTGGCCCGGACGGACACCTCCACCGCGGTCCGTGTCTGGGTCTCAAACCGGTCGTTGGCGCAGGCGTCCATCTTTCTTTCACCCGAGTTGACTCCTCCGCACCTTCCGTACGTTGTAACGTAGAAAGAAACTCTCTGCCACTTCCCCTGAAGCCAAACTCAagtgttgtggttgttgttgttgttttggtccTGGGAAGTGCAGGAGAACGCAGATTTGTAGTCCGGAAGTTGCAGCTGGAGCGCATGCGTCGTGAGTGAAGCGCGTCCAGGACTGTTtatcagttttgtgtgtgtgcgtgtgtgtgcgtgtgtgtgtgaacagttgTTAAGGCCCAAAacgagattttttttaattcttattttatttttgcaaaataaaaaaagtaaacaaacaaacatgattaaTACAAAAGAcgaataaataaattttaaaaagctcaaatgggcaataaatatacaaagaatattcattttttttgtagttattGATCTCAGTACGTATTCAGTCTCtgttttaatgtattgtttaatttttaaaaatatatttattttttacccatttgtctgtttgtatatttataataaacgtggaaaaatataaataaatgtagaaaaaataaataaatacatatagaaaaatacatacaataaatgcagaaataaataaatgcatacaaATATATGAATACATGTAGAAATGTATGGGTCAGCACATGCAGTGACGGATTATTGTGCCTTCAAACCTCAGTCCAAAAACCAGTTAGACAAAACATCTGGATCTGATATTTCACAACGGTGCTGAAAAAAGACCTACTTCAGTCCTGCCTGCCTGATTTAAAACCTGCTCTAAACTCCAGAAAGACTAAATGCTGATTTTCCCGAGCAGCAGTTTGTCCTTCAAAACTCTAAACTTTTACTCAGAAACTAAAACTTCAAACTGGGTTCTTATAATAAACCATTATGACCATGATGGAACCCACCACACCGGCTACACTGGATGGTGGAGATATCCTGTCTGCTCAGGCCGCTGCCACTGGACCCTGTCGGCCACCAGGCAGCTGGTTCACTGTTCACATGACATTaaacagtacttgagtaaatgtacttagttactttccaccaccgtgtgaaggaaagaaaaaagagtaaCAACAGCAATACCAAAGAGGGGAACACGTTAAACTAATGcagtcaaatcaaatcaaaaacaagtCACATGGAAGGTCACCTGCTCTTTCAGATTTGACcctttttaaatggttttagcAAGAGAAAGGCTAAAATTCCCACCGCCGTCGAATGCAGCATCAGCACAGCAGGGCTGCGTGCACTGGCTGCGCGTGGCCGCAGCTGTGCAGATGTTCGGTGTTGTTTCAGCAGAGATGAACAGGGAtgctccacttcctcctctcgTGTCAGATATCTTCCTCTTCCCTGCTGGattcctcttcctcccattCTCCTCCAGAGCGAAGCGGCGTGGGCGGAAGACACGCACGCGGGcacatgtgtgtgcatccaCAGTGTCCACAAACATGTCCCACCCGGGCCGCAGCTCCCTgtagaaaaaactgaaactggagAGGACTCGGCGTCTCAAGGCCACTTTGGTGATTCGGCCTCACTTCTCAAGTTTAGGCCTCGACTTTATCCAGACTAAGACGTTAGACCGACGTAATATTCAACACAGAATTTCTGCCTCTATTCATTTACTCTCAGTTGAAGCCACTCACATCTGCGTGAGGTCAAATTCTCGGCTTGATTTTCATTTCGAATCTTCATCCGTTGCCGTGCTGCTGGCGGTCGACGGCAACCCGGGAACACTGCTCCTCAACACGTACAGGCCTACGCACCTTCGTTTTGATTTTGATCAGGGAGGAGAACATCTGGCTCCTATGAAAAGACACATAACCGCCTCtatcctgtcttttttttttctcctttgaggAAAACAGAAGGATACTTTGGGGAATTTTAACCCCAAGTATCAGCAGAGAGGCTGCGAGTGTTTTTACGTAACGGTCCACTGGACACTCAGTCAACTGAACCCATTGAGAGTTATAAATTATGAAGATGACCAGTCATCTAAGCTTGAAACAGACCAACCTGCCCACGTAGCCCGGGCTGATAATAAACCGAAGCCTCTACAGGATGAGGAGAGCAGGGAGggagaaatgtttttctccagCTGCAGAACGCGAGTCAGCAGGACCTCCTCGCTTTAGGATGAAGTTATCTCGTCCCTTTCGTTGAGCCAAGAGGCCGACCCGATCCGCTGGCCCGGTTTCAGCTT is a window encoding:
- the LOC120791469 gene encoding zinc finger protein 708-like isoform X1; protein product: MDACANDRFETQTRTAVEVSVRATFAALGRDGAAGGGGGKAATTTCLQTLRELGRNLTAKITELYRDASSGLLRENRALRAKVGQLEAELKSNLAAGFQLESRLRSQVGRLRREAAHLDREVKRTRERAEKNRELLETERRERTLTGPVHVLLQGGSVLGSPVVSLYTNQMVSDPAALSVAILSSSVATGQTWAQRSAPLMVTSQPLPNLTSVPVNLHLTPQDAAAAAVLTMTQTSQNPLQSAPTANSQVTPDLQTSLKATGKAADGPPGFTAEENKPVASSGVTSETQGTLTKLSEDKPEEAGGKSAGLGKGNSQEKNRRRKEKNQQKRVFCEKCNKGFHYRHQLKQHMSCHDKPFSCDQCDKRFHEEKTLQTHLQAHKVRTARDRKSQQMWPCSQCDKQFRLQKNLEAHLLRHQAQKISFKCSVCEKTYGKLRLLKRHEAVHTGVRPFICDTCGKRFTTKSVLQEHRSIHSGEKPFTCATCGKTFRTSAHLFSHKRVHSEERPFKCSDCGKAFKLKRALVQHQIVHTGEKPFVCQMCGIGFGLKNNLQRHLRVHTGEKPFRCEECGEQFSGTWAFKTHMLVHGAKKPFMCDLCGKMFFYNSKLLEHQQVVHQDQEMLQNQQREKPAGLKSFSCPVCQKCFSSASTLRVHEQSHTEENKLICATCGKSFHRKCTFVYHMRRHGEEKLNNCGVCGKRFLQPSRLKEHMTLHTGEKRYTCEQCGKAFRTRNNFYRHAKLHRGERPYECQVCSSKFSQSNQLKSHMRIHTGVKLYSCDRCSRGFSSCRQLKKHRCGDGFQRSTLSTGSSRAPT
- the LOC120791469 gene encoding zinc finger protein with KRAB and SCAN domains 1-like isoform X2 gives rise to the protein MDACANDRFETQTRTAVEVSVRATFAALGRDGAAGGGGGKAATTTCLQTLRELGRNLTAKITELYRDASSGLLRENRALRAKVGQLEAELKSNLAAGFQLESRLRSQVGRLRREAAHLDREVKRTRERAEKNRELLETERRERTLTGPVHVLLQGGSVLGSPVVSLYTNQMVSDPAALSVAILSSSVATGQTWAQRSAPLMVTSQPLPNLTSVPVNLHLTPQDAAAAAVLTMTQTSQNPLQSAPTANSQVTPDLQTSLKATGKAADGPPGFTAEENKPVASSGVTSETQGTLTKLSEDKPEEAGGKSAGLGKGNSQEKNRRRKEKNQQKRVFCEKCNKGFHYRHQLKQHMSCHDKPFSCDQCDKRFHEEKTLQTHLQAHKVRTARDRKSQQMWPCSQCDKQFRLQKNLEAHLLRHQAQKISFKCSVCEKTYGKLRLLKRHEAVHTGVRPFICDTCGKRFTTKSVLQEHRSIHSGEKPFTCATCGKTFRTSAHLFSHKRVHSEERPFKCSDCGKAFKLKRALVQHQIVHTGEKPFVCQMCGIGFGLKNNLQRHLRVHTGGAPGPGDVTESAERKTCRPQILQLSGLSEMFLQRQHFESSRTKPHRRKQINLRYLWEVFPPKMYVCLPHATSR